The Apium graveolens cultivar Ventura chromosome 10, ASM990537v1, whole genome shotgun sequence nucleotide sequence GGAAAATCACAGTCGAGTAGAATGAAGCTATGCTGAAATATATTGAGGACCAAGAGGTAAGACAAGCAATCTTCCATATGCACTCTGATAAATCCCTGGGACCTGATAGAATGAGTCCGGGTTTCTACCACAAATATTGGCAAATAGTTGGAGGTGATGTGATTCGAATGGTCAGGGCTTTCTTTGATACAGGTAATCTAGGAGAGTAGTATATGGATACCAATATTGTCCTAGTCCCGAAGAAGAAAAATCCTCAGTACATGGTAGATCTTAGGCCAATATCTCTCTGCAATGTCAGGTACAAGATTTTATCAAAGGTACTTGCTAATCATTTAAAAGAagtaattaatttaattatttctGAAGAGCAGAGTGCCTTCATTCCAGGCCGTTTAATCTCAGATAATATTctgatttcttttgaaattaTTCACTATAAGAAGCGTAAAACAAGAGGCAAGAAATGATGGATGGCTTTGAAGCTCAATATGAGCAAAGCCTATGATAGGGTGGAGTAGAGTTATATTAGAGCTATGCTTCTTAAATTGGGTTTTGCTGACTCAATTACTGATCTTTTCATGCAATGTGTGACTACATCTCGGTATAAGATAGCTCACTCGGGTAAAGAATTTGGAAACATAATTCCTCAGAGGGGTCTGCGTCAAGGTGACCCTCTCTCCTCTTATCTGTTTCTACTCTGTATGGAGGGCTTATCAGCTCTTATCAAGTCTTATGAATGATGAGGTCTGATCAAAGGAATCAGAGTAGCCAGGGGTGCTCCTTCAGTGTCCCACATGTTTTTCGTGGACGATAGTTATATATACTATCATGCCACTAAAGAAGAAGCTACACAAGTAATGGAGATTCTAGCTATTTTCGAACAAGCATCTGGACAGAAAATAAACACAAGAAAATCTAGTGTTTTTTTAGTCGAAATGTAAAGCAGGAGATCAAGGATGTAGTGATTGAAATTTTTGGTTTTCGCGAAGCTGACTCCAATACTAAATACCTCGGACTTCCAAATTGTATGAATAGAAATAAAACGGCATTCCTAGGATATTTGAAAGACCGAGTTAGCAACATAATTCAGAACTGGGATGGTAGTCTTCTAAACAGGGGTGGTAAAGAAGTTTTACTCAAGACAGTAGCACAGTCAATTCCTACTTATGCAATGTCGGTCTTCTTACTCCCGCTTCAGATGTTTAAAGACATGGAGCAGATGATGTGCAAGTATTGGTGGAAATCAGGGAAGAAAGAAAAAAGCATTCATTGGATGAGTTGGGAGCGTATGTGTATTTCAAAATTGTTTGGAGGTCTTGGGTATCGAAACATCCATGAGTTTTACTGGGGAAGCAAGATTGGCGTTTAGTCACAAGTCCAAACTCACTAGTGGCTCGAATATTCAAAGCAAAATACTTCCCAAATGAGAGTTTTCTGGGTGCTAAATTAGGTGCAAATCCAAGTTTCGTTTGGCATAGCCTTTTAGCAGCTCAGCATCTTTTAAGACAGGGTCTGGGACGAAGAGTGGGTGATGGCAGATCAGTGCAAATTAAGAACGAATCGTGGTTACCGAGCACTGAAAATCCGTTTGTAATGACTGAAAGTGAGTCTATTAAAGGCCAAACAGTATCAGCTTTGATGGTCCCTAATGAAAGATAGTGGGATGCATACTTGATTAAACATATTTTTACAGAATGAGATACAAATCTTATTCTTGCTACTCCGCTATCAAATGGGAATATAGACAGCTGGTATTGGAGAAAATAGAAGTGTGGGAACTACTCAG carries:
- the LOC141690885 gene encoding uncharacterized protein LOC141690885, whose protein sequence is MDTNIVLVPKKKNPQYMVDLRPISLCNVRYKILSKEIKDVVIEIFGFREADSNTKYLGLPNCMNRNKTAFLGYLKDRVSNIIQNWDGSLLNRGGKEVLLKTVAQSIPTYAMSVFLLPLQMFKDMEQMMCKYWWKSGKKEKSIHWMSWERMCISKLFGGLGYRNIHEFYWGSKIGV